In Balaenoptera ricei isolate mBalRic1 chromosome 4, mBalRic1.hap2, whole genome shotgun sequence, the following are encoded in one genomic region:
- the LOC132365403 gene encoding small ribosomal subunit protein eS27-like — protein sequence MPLAKDLIHPSPEEEKKKHKKKCLVQSPNSYFMDVKCPGCYKITTIFSHAQTVVLCLGCSIVLCQPTGGKARLTEGCSFRWKQH from the coding sequence ATGCCTCTCGCAAAGGATCTCATTCATCCCTCtccagaagaggagaagaagaaacacaAGAAGAAGTGCCTGGTGCAGAGCCCCAATTCCTATTTCATGGATGTGAAATGCCCAGGTTGCTATAAAATCACCACCATCTTTAGCCATGCACAAACAGTAGTTTTGTGTCTTGGCTGCTCTATTGTCCTCTGCCAGCCTACAGGAGGAAAAGCAAGGCTTACAGAAGGATGCTCCTTCAGATGGAAGCAGCACTAA